A single genomic interval of Ramlibacter sp. harbors:
- a CDS encoding RsmB/NOP family class I SAM-dependent RNA methyltransferase, producing MHPKALLDACAELVKLTLKFDHPADAVVSRYFRDNRSLGPRERATLAETVYTVLRKKLLFDHMAPSGSGPRERRLAILGFHGPRDFLKSALSDQEKKWLDQCDSIQPADLLERHRHNLPEWLVPPLKEQLGDGFWPLVNALSQSAPLDLRVNALADKRADVQKELARAGIAAVPTPYSPWGLRIEGKPPLNKVDAFTRGAIEVQDEGSQLLALLLDAKRGEMVVDFCAGAGGKTLAIGACMRNTGRLYAFDTSAHRLDALKPRLARSGLSNVHPAAIAHERDDRVKRLAGKIDRVLVDAPCSGLGTLRRNPDLKWRQSPQSVEELVAKQTAILQSAARLLKPGGRLVYATCSVLPQENEAIAQAFTAANREFSPLSAGDILSNLKVEAAASLCSGGESGADYLRLWPHTHATDGFFAAVWVKT from the coding sequence ATGCATCCTAAAGCCCTGCTCGACGCCTGTGCCGAGCTCGTCAAGCTCACCCTCAAGTTCGATCACCCGGCCGACGCCGTGGTGTCCCGCTATTTCCGCGACAACCGTTCACTGGGCCCGCGTGAGCGCGCCACGCTGGCCGAGACGGTCTACACCGTGCTGCGCAAGAAGCTGCTGTTCGACCACATGGCGCCCTCGGGCAGTGGGCCGCGCGAGCGCCGCCTGGCGATCCTGGGCTTTCACGGCCCGCGCGACTTTCTCAAGAGCGCGCTGAGCGACCAGGAGAAAAAATGGCTGGACCAGTGCGACAGCATCCAGCCCGCCGACCTGCTGGAGCGGCACCGCCACAACCTGCCCGAATGGCTGGTGCCACCGCTCAAGGAGCAGCTCGGTGACGGCTTCTGGCCGCTCGTGAACGCGCTGAGCCAGAGCGCGCCGCTGGACCTGCGCGTCAATGCGCTGGCCGACAAGCGGGCCGATGTGCAAAAGGAACTGGCCAGGGCCGGCATCGCCGCCGTGCCCACGCCGTATTCGCCCTGGGGCCTGCGCATTGAAGGCAAGCCGCCGCTCAACAAGGTGGACGCCTTCACCCGGGGTGCCATCGAGGTGCAGGACGAGGGCTCGCAGCTGCTGGCCCTGCTGCTGGACGCCAAGCGCGGCGAGATGGTGGTGGACTTCTGCGCCGGCGCCGGCGGCAAGACCCTGGCCATTGGCGCCTGCATGCGCAACACCGGCCGGCTCTATGCCTTTGACACCTCGGCCCACCGGCTGGATGCGCTCAAGCCCAGGCTGGCGCGCAGCGGCTTGTCCAACGTGCATCCGGCGGCCATTGCCCATGAGCGCGACGACCGCGTCAAGCGGCTGGCCGGCAAGATCGACCGCGTGCTGGTCGATGCGCCGTGCTCGGGCCTGGGCACCCTGCGTCGCAACCCGGACCTCAAATGGCGCCAGTCGCCGCAGTCGGTGGAGGAGCTGGTGGCCAAGCAGACCGCCATCCTGCAAAGCGCGGCCCGGCTGCTCAAGCCCGGTGGCCGGCTGGTCTATGCCACCTGCAGCGTCCTGCCGCAGGAGAACGAGGCGATTGCCCAGGCCTTCACCGCCGCCAATAGGGAGTTCAGCCCACTTTCAGCGGGCGACATCCTGTCCAATCTCAAGGTCGAGGCGGCCGCCAGCCTTTGCAGCGGCGGTGAATCGGGCGCTGACTACCTGAGGCTGTGGCCTCACACGCATGCCACCGACGGTTTTTTTGCGGCGGTTTGGGTGAAAACTTGA
- a CDS encoding PLP-dependent aminotransferase family protein yields the protein MTTDSTPLYLQLASHYRDAIGKGALLAASRMPSVRDMMRRHQVSLSTALQALRSLEEQGWLEARPRVGYFVRGARPSALGELAEPDLRKPFAADPTRFAGINERISLLLESGRRASLRVDLGGATPGPELFDAAMMNRSAAALLREQPGILAHGRALTGAHPEFQAAMARRALDAGMALNPRDVLATSGNTEAVHLALSAVAQPGDVVAVESPTYYGLLQVIESQGLEILEIPCSRHTGISLEALELAVRTEPRLKAVVAMPHLQMPLGTLMPDSQKAALAAFCGEHGLALIEDDSYRLLVEGSAVPRPVKAWDQSGHVIYCESFNKTLAPGLRQGWMNAGRWHERVHMLKFAQSRSTPAWGQLLVARWAASPAFARHLQRLRLQLRSQRERTAQAIARYFPPVTRLALPPGGLCLWGELPAGVSSSVLYEDALREGIRIAPGAMFSNTGRYDGFMRFGCAMAISPEIEEAYRVLGRLVRRQMR from the coding sequence ATGACCACCGATTCAACACCGCTGTACCTGCAACTGGCTTCGCATTACCGCGACGCCATTGGCAAGGGCGCGCTGCTGGCGGCTTCCCGCATGCCGTCGGTGCGCGACATGATGCGCCGCCACCAGGTCAGCCTGTCCACCGCGCTGCAGGCCCTGCGCTCGCTGGAGGAGCAGGGCTGGCTGGAAGCCAGGCCCCGGGTCGGCTACTTTGTTCGCGGGGCCCGGCCGTCGGCGCTGGGCGAACTGGCCGAGCCCGACCTGCGCAAACCGTTTGCGGCAGACCCCACGCGTTTTGCGGGCATCAACGAGCGCATCTCATTGCTGCTGGAAAGCGGGCGCCGGGCCAGCCTTCGGGTGGATCTGGGCGGCGCCACGCCGGGGCCTGAGCTGTTTGATGCCGCCATGATGAACCGGAGCGCCGCCGCCTTGCTGCGCGAACAGCCGGGCATCCTGGCGCACGGGCGGGCGCTGACGGGCGCGCACCCCGAATTCCAGGCGGCGATGGCGCGGCGTGCGCTGGACGCCGGCATGGCGCTGAACCCGCGTGACGTGCTGGCCACCAGTGGCAACACCGAGGCGGTTCACCTGGCCCTGAGCGCCGTGGCGCAGCCGGGCGACGTGGTGGCCGTCGAGTCGCCCACCTACTACGGCCTGCTGCAGGTCATCGAGTCGCAGGGGCTGGAGATTCTCGAGATCCCCTGCAGCCGGCACACGGGCATTTCGCTGGAGGCCCTGGAGCTTGCCGTGCGCACGGAACCGCGGCTGAAAGCCGTGGTGGCCATGCCGCACCTGCAGATGCCCCTGGGCACGCTGATGCCCGACAGCCAGAAAGCGGCCCTGGCGGCGTTCTGCGGCGAGCACGGGCTTGCCCTGATCGAGGACGACTCCTACCGCCTGCTCGTGGAGGGCAGCGCGGTGCCGCGGCCCGTCAAGGCCTGGGACCAGAGCGGTCACGTCATCTACTGTGAGTCATTCAACAAGACGCTGGCGCCAGGCCTGCGTCAGGGCTGGATGAATGCGGGGCGCTGGCACGAGCGGGTGCACATGCTCAAGTTCGCGCAGAGCCGCAGCACGCCCGCGTGGGGGCAGTTGCTTGTGGCGCGCTGGGCCGCGTCGCCGGCTTTTGCACGCCATCTGCAGCGGCTGCGGCTGCAATTGCGCAGCCAGCGTGAACGCACCGCCCAGGCCATTGCCCGGTACTTCCCGCCGGTCACGCGCCTGGCCTTGCCGCCGGGTGGCCTGTGCCTGTGGGGTGAATTGCCGGCGGGCGTGTCGTCGTCGGTGCTCTACGAAGATGCGCTGCGTGAGGGCATCCGGATTGCCCCGGGCGCGATGTTCTCCAACACCGGCCGCTATGACGGCTTCATGCGCTTTGGCTGCGCGATGGCGATTTCACCCGAGATCGAAGAGGCCTATCGCGTGCTGGGGCGGCTGGTGCGCCGGCAGATGCGCTGA
- a CDS encoding fatty acid desaturase: MLLPDWAVLNAAIDWLGHGLWNLAWWQIVLYTLVTTHLTIMGVTIFLHRAQSHRALELGPIPSHFFRFWLWLGTGMVTKEFVAIHRKHHAKVDTEEDPHSPQTRGIKKLLLEGTELYRAESKNKETMAKYGYGTPDDWLERNLYTRYSWQGVGLMLILDLALFGAVGAAVWAVQMAWIPVMATGVINGIGHYWGYRNFESPDASTNVSIWGIIIGGEELHNNHHTYPTSARFSVKPYEFDIGWMYISLMEKLGWATVKKVPPKLQLGAVKPVADEKTLEALIANRYEVMAGYARELRRVCQAEIAALKARQGDLSQLAAAKRWLHRDDDKVPASARPRLAQARAAHPVLDKMVTMREELRQMWLSTGHSREQLASDLQAWCRRAEESGIVALQQFSMKLRAAHA, from the coding sequence ATGTTGCTTCCTGACTGGGCCGTGCTGAACGCGGCAATCGACTGGCTCGGCCACGGCCTGTGGAATCTCGCCTGGTGGCAGATCGTGCTGTACACGCTGGTGACCACGCACCTGACCATCATGGGCGTGACCATCTTCCTGCACCGCGCGCAGTCGCACCGTGCGCTGGAGCTGGGCCCGATCCCCTCGCACTTCTTCCGTTTCTGGCTCTGGCTGGGCACGGGCATGGTCACCAAGGAATTCGTGGCCATCCACCGCAAGCACCACGCCAAGGTCGACACCGAGGAAGACCCGCACAGCCCCCAGACCCGCGGCATCAAGAAGCTGCTGCTCGAAGGCACGGAGCTGTACCGGGCCGAGTCCAAGAACAAGGAAACCATGGCCAAGTACGGCTATGGCACGCCCGACGACTGGCTTGAGCGCAACCTCTACACCCGCTACTCGTGGCAGGGCGTGGGCCTGATGCTGATCCTGGACCTGGCGCTGTTCGGCGCGGTGGGCGCGGCCGTCTGGGCCGTGCAGATGGCCTGGATTCCCGTGATGGCCACCGGTGTCATCAACGGCATTGGCCACTACTGGGGCTACCGCAATTTCGAGTCGCCCGACGCCAGCACCAATGTGAGCATCTGGGGCATCATCATTGGCGGCGAAGAGCTGCACAACAACCACCACACCTACCCCACGTCGGCCCGGTTCTCGGTCAAGCCCTATGAGTTCGACATTGGCTGGATGTACATCAGCCTGATGGAAAAGCTGGGCTGGGCCACGGTCAAGAAGGTGCCGCCCAAGCTGCAGCTTGGCGCGGTGAAGCCGGTGGCCGACGAGAAGACGCTGGAGGCGCTGATCGCCAACCGCTACGAGGTCATGGCCGGCTACGCGCGCGAATTGCGCCGCGTCTGCCAGGCTGAAATCGCGGCCCTCAAGGCCCGCCAGGGCGACCTGTCCCAACTTGCGGCCGCCAAGCGCTGGCTCCACCGTGACGATGACAAGGTCCCCGCCAGCGCGCGTCCGCGCCTGGCCCAGGCCCGCGCCGCCCATCCGGTGCTGGACAAGATGGTGACCATGCGCGAAGAGCTGCGCCAGATGTGGCTGAGCACCGGCCATTCGCGTGAGCAGCTCGCGTCTGACCTCCAGGCCTGGTGCCGTCGCGCCGAGGAAAGCGGCATCGTCGCACTGCAGCAGTTCTCGATGAAGCTGCGCGCCGCGCACGCATAA
- a CDS encoding RidA family protein, giving the protein MDSSRQAALDGIIAGLGHDFSGEIRAGGDYLPVVIDGPTAYVSGQVPRVGTVVVVTGAAGSAVTLQDAQRAAVICTVRALLLLRQSLGSLERIRRVLRVGVFVQSAPQFGQQSEVADAASGLLRQVLGDAGAHTRTSVGVLQLPKNATVEIEMTVSLEAGDER; this is encoded by the coding sequence ATGGATTCTTCAAGGCAGGCAGCGCTGGACGGCATCATCGCCGGGCTGGGCCACGATTTCAGCGGCGAGATCAGGGCGGGAGGCGACTACCTGCCGGTCGTGATTGACGGCCCGACGGCCTACGTGAGCGGCCAGGTGCCGCGCGTGGGAACGGTGGTGGTGGTGACCGGGGCGGCAGGCTCGGCCGTCACGCTGCAGGACGCGCAGCGCGCCGCCGTCATTTGCACCGTTCGCGCCCTGCTGCTGTTGCGGCAATCCCTGGGCAGCCTGGAACGGATCAGGCGGGTCTTGCGGGTAGGCGTGTTCGTGCAGTCAGCGCCGCAATTCGGCCAGCAAAGCGAGGTGGCCGACGCGGCCTCGGGCCTGCTGCGCCAGGTGCTGGGCGATGCCGGAGCCCACACGCGCACCTCCGTGGGCGTTTTGCAGTTGCCCAAGAACGCGACGGTGGAGATTGAAATGACCGTGAGCCTTGAGGCCGGCGATGAACGCTGA
- a CDS encoding DUF1653 domain-containing protein: protein MPDTDLPPLIETPPGRYRHYKGLPYEVLGTVRHSETLEPMTLYRALYGGHGLWVRPAAMFGEEVLVDGVRQPRFARVDDPTGLESRTGGHSLL, encoded by the coding sequence ATGCCCGACACCGACCTGCCCCCGCTGATTGAAACGCCGCCCGGCCGCTACCGCCACTACAAGGGCCTGCCGTACGAGGTGCTGGGCACCGTGCGCCACAGCGAGACCCTGGAGCCCATGACCTTGTACCGCGCGCTCTACGGCGGCCACGGGCTGTGGGTGCGCCCCGCCGCCATGTTTGGCGAAGAGGTGTTGGTTGACGGCGTCCGGCAGCCCCGCTTTGCCCGGGTTGATGACCCAACAGGGCTGGAGTCCAGGACTGGCGGCCACTCCTTGCTATGA
- a CDS encoding phosphoribosylglycinamide formyltransferase, whose protein sequence is MKNIVILISGSGSNMAAIVRAAQRDNWRKTLDAQVSAVISNRPQAEGLALAREHLIATDVVDHTRFATREAFDAELATVIDRRQPALVVLAGFMRILTPGFVARYEGRLLNIHPSLLPAFTGLKTHQRAIDAGCQVAGATVHRVTADLDHGPILAQAAVPVLSGDTGETLAARVLTQEHLIYPRAIADLLRNS, encoded by the coding sequence ATGAAAAACATCGTGATTCTGATCTCAGGCAGTGGCTCCAACATGGCCGCCATTGTCCGCGCCGCCCAGCGCGACAACTGGCGCAAGACCCTGGACGCGCAGGTGTCCGCGGTCATCAGCAACCGGCCGCAGGCCGAGGGCCTGGCCCTGGCCCGCGAGCACCTGATCGCCACCGACGTGGTGGACCATACCCGCTTTGCCACCCGCGAGGCCTTTGATGCCGAGCTGGCCACGGTGATTGACCGGCGCCAGCCCGCGCTGGTGGTGCTGGCGGGTTTCATGCGCATCCTCACGCCGGGGTTCGTGGCCCGCTACGAGGGCCGGCTGCTCAACATCCACCCGTCGCTGCTGCCGGCCTTCACGGGCCTGAAGACCCACCAGCGCGCCATTGACGCGGGCTGCCAGGTGGCCGGCGCGACGGTGCACCGCGTGACGGCCGACCTGGACCATGGCCCCATCCTGGCGCAGGCTGCCGTTCCGGTGCTGTCGGGCGACACGGGCGAGACGCTGGCCGCGCGCGTGCTCACCCAGGAGCACCTGATCTACCCCCGCGCGATTGCCGATTTGCTTCGAAATTCATAG
- a CDS encoding YceH family protein — translation MPLRPLTPNEARVLATLMEKARTVPDSYPLTLNTLLTGCNQKTSREPLMNLVETEVQEALDSLKLLSLVFESSGSRVPRYEHNFQRVVGVPEQSAVLLGLLALRGPQTAGELRINSERWYRFADISSVDAFLEELQDRSEEKGGPLVVKLPRAPGAREQRWAHLLCGPVDLGASAAPVEPSGVPLDDVRRLEARIRALENEVGTLRSALQNVLEQLGMSQPGHTE, via the coding sequence ATGCCCCTGCGCCCCCTGACCCCGAACGAGGCCCGCGTGCTCGCCACGCTGATGGAAAAAGCCCGCACCGTGCCCGACAGCTACCCGCTCACGCTGAACACGCTGCTGACCGGCTGCAACCAGAAAACCAGCCGCGAGCCGCTGATGAACCTGGTTGAAACCGAGGTGCAGGAGGCGCTGGATTCGCTCAAGCTGCTGAGCCTGGTGTTCGAGTCCAGCGGCAGCCGCGTGCCGCGCTACGAACACAACTTCCAGCGCGTGGTCGGCGTGCCCGAACAGTCGGCCGTGCTGCTGGGCCTGCTGGCGCTGCGCGGCCCGCAGACGGCGGGTGAACTGCGCATCAACAGCGAGCGCTGGTACCGCTTTGCCGACATCTCCTCGGTCGACGCTTTTCTGGAAGAACTGCAGGACCGCAGCGAGGAAAAAGGCGGCCCGCTGGTGGTCAAGCTGCCACGCGCGCCGGGCGCCCGCGAGCAGCGCTGGGCCCATCTGCTGTGCGGCCCGGTGGACCTGGGCGCCAGCGCCGCGCCGGTTGAGCCTTCCGGTGTTCCGCTGGATGACGTGCGCCGGCTCGAGGCCCGCATCCGCGCACTCGAAAACGAGGTGGGCACGCTGCGTTCTGCACTGCAAAATGTCCTCGAACAGCTCGGGATGTCGCAACCCGGACACACAGAATAG